Proteins from a single region of Pseudomonas fulva:
- a CDS encoding Yip1 family protein, translating into MINHIWGLLANPGREWRNIDREKESITHLYARHVLLMALIPVVSAFIGTTQIGWHLGGEAYKVAVPTAAALGIVFYILMLIGVAIMGNVIHWMSDSFASRPTRRRCIIFAGYVATPLFIAGIALLYPKAWLLLAVGIVALAYSARLLYVGMPAFLRIPVNEGLTISGGTLAIGVLVLELLLALTVALWGLGFNDYAVSWSLFR; encoded by the coding sequence ATGATCAATCACATTTGGGGACTGCTGGCCAATCCGGGCCGCGAGTGGCGCAACATCGACCGGGAAAAGGAAAGCATCACCCACCTTTACGCACGCCACGTGCTGCTGATGGCACTCATCCCCGTGGTCAGCGCCTTCATCGGTACCACCCAGATCGGCTGGCACCTGGGCGGCGAGGCCTACAAGGTGGCGGTGCCCACGGCGGCAGCGCTGGGTATCGTGTTCTACATCCTGATGCTGATCGGCGTGGCGATCATGGGTAACGTCATCCACTGGATGTCCGACTCCTTCGCCAGCCGCCCGACCCGCCGCCGCTGCATCATCTTCGCAGGCTACGTGGCCACGCCGCTGTTCATCGCCGGTATCGCCCTGCTCTACCCGAAAGCCTGGTTGCTGCTGGCGGTCGGCATCGTCGCGCTGGCCTACAGCGCGCGTCTGCTCTACGTGGGCATGCCGGCGTTCCTGCGCATCCCGGTCAACGAGGGCCTGACCATCTCCGGTGGCACCCTGGCCATCGGCGTGCTGGTGCTGGAGCTGCTGCTGGCCTTGACCGTGGCCCTGTGGGGCCTGGGGTTCAACGACTACGCGGTGAGCTGGTCGCTGTTCCGCTAA